In the Fodinicurvata sediminis DSM 21159 genome, GAAACTGACGCCAATATCCAGGCTTCCGGCTATCGCGTGCGCCCGGTCGGTGTTGATGGAGCTCCAGATCAGCCTTCCATGTGGGAGATGCAGGTCAAATCCTGGGTCACTCACCCTCTCAAGGACAGCGACAGCGGCCGCGTCCAGATCTATGGCGTGGCCTTCGGTGGCATGAACCCCGTCGACAAGGTCGAGGTCTCGCTTGACGGTGGCGACAGCTGGCAGGAAGCAAGCTTCATCGGTCCCGATCTGGGGCGCTATGCCTGGCGTCCGTTCCTGCTGACCGCGGATCTGGACCCCGGTGATTATGTAATCACCAGCCGTGCCACGGATTCGCAAGGCAATGTCCAGCCTCAGTCCACGGAACCCAACCATCGTGGTTACGACTACAATGGCTGGGACCGTCTGGCCGTGGAGGTTACGGTCGTATAAACTTATCCGGTAAAGGGGCTCCGTCCGACAGGCTACGGACGGGGCCCCTTTCTATCTGATCAACCACATTATTCCAGAGGAACGTTCCATGCCGCAGAGTACGCGGACCAGAGGAGTCTGCCTTGCCATCTCATTGCTGTTGCCCCTGACTGGACTGGCGGCCGCCCCGGTCATGGCCGGAGAAGACAAGGCCCACGAACAGGGGCGCCAGCTTTTTCTCGAGGGCGCCCAGCCCACCTGCGGAACCTGTCATGCCCTTGAGGACGCCGGAACAAG is a window encoding:
- a CDS encoding c-type cytochrome, whose product is MPQSTRTRGVCLAISLLLPLTGLAAAPVMAGEDKAHEQGRQLFLEGAQPTCGTCHALEDAGTSGAIGPNLDNLQPTEKAVRSAVRDGVGVMPPFGDSLSDEEIEAIAKYVVSVTQD